In one Lycium barbarum isolate Lr01 chromosome 7, ASM1917538v2, whole genome shotgun sequence genomic region, the following are encoded:
- the LOC132601568 gene encoding uncharacterized protein LOC132601568 → MSAPWPFAAWGMDVIGPIEPKASNGHRFILVAIDYFTKWVEAVTLKSVTKKAVVDFVHSNIICRFGIPRTMITDNAANLNSHLMREVCQQFKITHRNSTPYRPKANGAVEATNKNIKKILRKMVQGSRQWHEKLPFALLGYRTTVRTSVGATPYLLVYRTEAVIPAEVEIPSLRIIEETGIDDDKWVKTRLEQLSLIDEKRLTSVCHGQLYQRRIARAHNKKVRPRHFEVGQLVLKQILPHQAEAKGKFAPNWQGPFVVKKVLPNGALYLTDIEGTMSETAINADAVKRYYV, encoded by the coding sequence ATGTCTGCTCCATGGCCTTTTGCAGCTTGGGGGATGGATGTGATTGGGCCAATTGAGCCGAAAGCGTCCAATGGGCATAGGTTCATTTTGGTGGCCATCGATTACtttacaaagtgggtggaagcagtaACTCTCAAATCGGTGACTAAAAAAGCCGTGGTGGATTTCGTTCATTCCAACATCATTTGCAGGTTCGGGATCCCGAGGACAATGATTACAGATAATGCGGCGAATCTCAACAGTCATCTGATGCGTGAGGTATGTCAGCAGTTTAAGATTACACATCGGAATTCAACTCCATATCGTCCGAAGGCAAATGGGGCTGTGGAAGCTACTAATAAGAATATTAAAAAGATACTCCGCAAAATGGTGCAAGGTTCGAGACAATGGCATGAAAAGTTGCCTTTTGCTTTATTGGGTTATCGCACAACCGTTCGCACTTCAGTAGGTGCAACTCCTTATTTGTTGGTATACAGGACCGAAGCGGTTATACCTGCAGAAGTTGAAATTCCGTCCCTTCGAATCATTGAGGAAACTGGAATTGATGATGATAAGTGGGTCAAAACCCGTTTAGAGCAATTGAGTCTGATTGACGAAAAGAGATTAACATCGGTATGTCATGGTCAACTGTATCAAAGGAGGATAGCACGAGCACACAACAAAAAGGTGCGTCCCAGACATTTCGAAGTGGGTCAATTAGTGTTAAAGCAGATTCTTCCACATCAGGCCGAGGCCAAAGGCAAGTTCGCCCCAAATTGGCAGGGGCCATTCGTGGTGAAGAAGGTTTTGCCCAATGGTGCTTTGTATCTGACAGACATAGAAGGCACAATGTCTGAAACTGCCATCAATGCAGATGCAGTGAAAAGATATTATGTATGA